One window from the genome of Salvia splendens isolate huo1 chromosome 9, SspV2, whole genome shotgun sequence encodes:
- the LOC121748765 gene encoding lipid phosphate phosphatase 2-like isoform X1: protein MPSLDSESNYCSRIFRASFKSQRRNSGDRFSQLDSPLIGSNPHQSEMWQARDGTHTVRSHGVRVAKIHIHDWLILVLLGFIILSLNVIHPFYRFVGKDMMSDLKYPHKNNTVPFWAVVLAAVPLPIFVFLLFYLRQRDVYDLHASILGLLFSDLITGVITDAIKNAVGRPRPDFFWRCFPDGQDAYDRWGNVICHGDKHLIMHGHKSFPSGHTSWAFAGLGFLSLYLSGKIKVFDRRGHVAKLCLVVLPLLTASLVAVSRVDDYRHHWQDVFAGGLIGLVVATVCYLQFFPPPYHVNGWMTYACLRLLEEMRANTNNGQVNGQAAEVEIQPNQMNNNSAKAGTSSLPDEDIESGRR, encoded by the exons ATGCCGTCGCTTGATTCCGAATCCAACTATTGTTCTAGAATTTTCCGAGCTTCTTTCAAGTCTCAG AGGCGCAATTCCGGTGATAGGTTTTCTCAACTTGACTCTCCTTTGATAGGCTCCAACCCCCACCAG AGTGAAATGTGGCAAGCAAGGGATGGAACTCATACCGTGAGGTCTCATGGAGTCAGAGTAGCAAAGATACATATCCATGATTGGCTAATACTTGTGTTGCTGGGTTTTATTATACTTAGTTTGAATGTCATCCATCCCTTTTATCGCTTTGTTGGGAAGGATATGATGTCCGATCTCAAATATCCTCATAAGAACAACACAGTTCCTTTTTGGGCTGTAGTG CTAGCTGCAGTTCCATTGCCGATTTTCGTTTTCCTACTATTCTATCTTCGCCAAAGAGATGTATATGATCTTCATGCTTCCATACTAG GACTCCTGTTTTCTGACCTCATAACGGGGGTCATAACTGATGCCATAAAAAATGCAGTTGGTCGCCCTCGGCCAGACTTCTTTTGGCGATGCTTTCCAGATGGACAGGAT GCATACGATCGATGGGGAAATGTAATCTGCCATGGTGACAAGCATCTCATAATGCATGGGCATAAGAGTTTTCCCAGTGGGCATACTTCAT GGGCGTTTGCTGGCTTGGGCTTCTTGTCTCTATATTTATCCGGGAAGATAAAGGTGTTTGATCGAAGAGGCCATGTTGCCAAACTGTGTCTGGTTGTGCTCCCTCTACTCACTGCGTCTCTGGTTGCTGTTTCTCGTGTGGATGACTATCGGCACCACTGGCAGGATGTGTTCGCAGGAGGTTTGATAG GTCTAGTAGTTGCTACTGTCTGCTATTTGCAGTTCTTTCCACCACCATATCATGTCAATG GGTGGATGACATACGCGTGCTTGCGCTTGTTGGAGGAGATGAGAGCCAATACGAACAATGGTCAGGTCAACGGCCAGGCTGCCGAGGTCGAAATCCAGCCAAATCAAATGAACAACAATTCTGCCAAGGCTGGTACATCCAGCTTGCCAGATGAAGATATCGAATCTGGAAGAAGATAG
- the LOC121748765 gene encoding lipid phosphate phosphatase 2-like isoform X2, which yields MLMSILCFSIRRRNSGDRFSQLDSPLIGSNPHQSEMWQARDGTHTVRSHGVRVAKIHIHDWLILVLLGFIILSLNVIHPFYRFVGKDMMSDLKYPHKNNTVPFWAVVLAAVPLPIFVFLLFYLRQRDVYDLHASILGLLFSDLITGVITDAIKNAVGRPRPDFFWRCFPDGQDAYDRWGNVICHGDKHLIMHGHKSFPSGHTSWAFAGLGFLSLYLSGKIKVFDRRGHVAKLCLVVLPLLTASLVAVSRVDDYRHHWQDVFAGGLIGLVVATVCYLQFFPPPYHVNGWMTYACLRLLEEMRANTNNGQVNGQAAEVEIQPNQMNNNSAKAGTSSLPDEDIESGRR from the exons ATGCTCATGTCCATTTTGTGCTTCTCTATTCGG AGGCGCAATTCCGGTGATAGGTTTTCTCAACTTGACTCTCCTTTGATAGGCTCCAACCCCCACCAG AGTGAAATGTGGCAAGCAAGGGATGGAACTCATACCGTGAGGTCTCATGGAGTCAGAGTAGCAAAGATACATATCCATGATTGGCTAATACTTGTGTTGCTGGGTTTTATTATACTTAGTTTGAATGTCATCCATCCCTTTTATCGCTTTGTTGGGAAGGATATGATGTCCGATCTCAAATATCCTCATAAGAACAACACAGTTCCTTTTTGGGCTGTAGTG CTAGCTGCAGTTCCATTGCCGATTTTCGTTTTCCTACTATTCTATCTTCGCCAAAGAGATGTATATGATCTTCATGCTTCCATACTAG GACTCCTGTTTTCTGACCTCATAACGGGGGTCATAACTGATGCCATAAAAAATGCAGTTGGTCGCCCTCGGCCAGACTTCTTTTGGCGATGCTTTCCAGATGGACAGGAT GCATACGATCGATGGGGAAATGTAATCTGCCATGGTGACAAGCATCTCATAATGCATGGGCATAAGAGTTTTCCCAGTGGGCATACTTCAT GGGCGTTTGCTGGCTTGGGCTTCTTGTCTCTATATTTATCCGGGAAGATAAAGGTGTTTGATCGAAGAGGCCATGTTGCCAAACTGTGTCTGGTTGTGCTCCCTCTACTCACTGCGTCTCTGGTTGCTGTTTCTCGTGTGGATGACTATCGGCACCACTGGCAGGATGTGTTCGCAGGAGGTTTGATAG GTCTAGTAGTTGCTACTGTCTGCTATTTGCAGTTCTTTCCACCACCATATCATGTCAATG GGTGGATGACATACGCGTGCTTGCGCTTGTTGGAGGAGATGAGAGCCAATACGAACAATGGTCAGGTCAACGGCCAGGCTGCCGAGGTCGAAATCCAGCCAAATCAAATGAACAACAATTCTGCCAAGGCTGGTACATCCAGCTTGCCAGATGAAGATATCGAATCTGGAAGAAGATAG
- the LOC121748765 gene encoding putative lipid phosphate phosphatase 3, chloroplastic isoform X3 — MWQARDGTHTVRSHGVRVAKIHIHDWLILVLLGFIILSLNVIHPFYRFVGKDMMSDLKYPHKNNTVPFWAVVLAAVPLPIFVFLLFYLRQRDVYDLHASILGLLFSDLITGVITDAIKNAVGRPRPDFFWRCFPDGQDAYDRWGNVICHGDKHLIMHGHKSFPSGHTSWAFAGLGFLSLYLSGKIKVFDRRGHVAKLCLVVLPLLTASLVAVSRVDDYRHHWQDVFAGGLIGLVVATVCYLQFFPPPYHVNGWMTYACLRLLEEMRANTNNGQVNGQAAEVEIQPNQMNNNSAKAGTSSLPDEDIESGRR, encoded by the exons ATGTGGCAAGCAAGGGATGGAACTCATACCGTGAGGTCTCATGGAGTCAGAGTAGCAAAGATACATATCCATGATTGGCTAATACTTGTGTTGCTGGGTTTTATTATACTTAGTTTGAATGTCATCCATCCCTTTTATCGCTTTGTTGGGAAGGATATGATGTCCGATCTCAAATATCCTCATAAGAACAACACAGTTCCTTTTTGGGCTGTAGTG CTAGCTGCAGTTCCATTGCCGATTTTCGTTTTCCTACTATTCTATCTTCGCCAAAGAGATGTATATGATCTTCATGCTTCCATACTAG GACTCCTGTTTTCTGACCTCATAACGGGGGTCATAACTGATGCCATAAAAAATGCAGTTGGTCGCCCTCGGCCAGACTTCTTTTGGCGATGCTTTCCAGATGGACAGGAT GCATACGATCGATGGGGAAATGTAATCTGCCATGGTGACAAGCATCTCATAATGCATGGGCATAAGAGTTTTCCCAGTGGGCATACTTCAT GGGCGTTTGCTGGCTTGGGCTTCTTGTCTCTATATTTATCCGGGAAGATAAAGGTGTTTGATCGAAGAGGCCATGTTGCCAAACTGTGTCTGGTTGTGCTCCCTCTACTCACTGCGTCTCTGGTTGCTGTTTCTCGTGTGGATGACTATCGGCACCACTGGCAGGATGTGTTCGCAGGAGGTTTGATAG GTCTAGTAGTTGCTACTGTCTGCTATTTGCAGTTCTTTCCACCACCATATCATGTCAATG GGTGGATGACATACGCGTGCTTGCGCTTGTTGGAGGAGATGAGAGCCAATACGAACAATGGTCAGGTCAACGGCCAGGCTGCCGAGGTCGAAATCCAGCCAAATCAAATGAACAACAATTCTGCCAAGGCTGGTACATCCAGCTTGCCAGATGAAGATATCGAATCTGGAAGAAGATAG